From the genome of Alicyclobacillus sp. SO9:
GGTCGTCGTGCATCGGGCAGAGGCACTGATACTGCTCTCCGTCAGTGGTTGTCATGTTGCCAACATGCCCCTCTAGTAGGGCAAGCAATTCCTGATCCACGATGCCAATCGGTGCAACGTATGACTTTCTTGAACTTCCGAAATTCCCCTTTTTCTTGTGTTGCTTCGTCAGTTGCGGGACCCCAAGTTCATCCAGTCGCTGAATCAACTCGTCCTGCCTATAAACGTTTTCCGGATGCCAATACACGACTTCGACCATCTTCGGGTCTGTCTTCTGATGGTAATAGCCTGGCAGTCGCATTAGACGGCTTTCGTTCTTGATCGTCGGGTCGCTTCCAAAGAAGTTGATGAGCCTCTCTTGTATCATTCGAAATTTGGTAATGTCTCCATCTTTGACACGCCAGTAAACATGCAGCCCTCTGCGGGGAAGCGTCACAACGCTCGGTGCAAGACCGAAAGTCTCCAGAAGCTCAAGTTGCCTGTTCATGGGCACGTGGTCAAAATCTATGAAATGGGCCGTGACCTCTGTGATGGAGTCGTCGCAGTGAGCACCGTTATTCACGACTAGAAACACGCCATTACCGCCCAGGTTGGCTGTTACCAGTCCCCCTCTGATGGCACGTTGTAAATCCCCTTCATCTCTAAAAGTCCAATTTTGGCGATAATTCTGTTTGCCATATTTGTGATCGGGACTGTCTGAGAGAGTGCGTATACAGTAGGGCCCTTTATTGCCCTTAATGGTCTGAATAAATTCTTGCACGGAGATGTCCTGTTGCTGTAAATCGATTGTCATATTGCGTTCCCTCCTTTCGCTTGTAGAGAGGATAGCGCATTTGTATTTAATAAGTCCAAGAATAGAAAAGCAGTGCTATCTTGGCGGATTCGAATTCTCGACGTTTGCTTTCTATGACTAGTTTTCCTCCGTCTAAGTGAATGAATCTTATAAGAAGGTAATTCAATCTGTAAAAAATTAGAGCTACCCAGAGGCTTTGTCTATAAAGGCAAGTGTTTATTCAACCACTTCAGTCATGGCAGGATTTGAATACACTGCTTCGTCAACCGACCAGCTATACTACATTCAAGAAACTTTAGTGAGGGATAACCCGTTCATCTTTAATTGTCACTAACCGGTTAGTTCTGGCATGATAGCATCCAATTTGCCAACCTGTTTCATAAAACACGATGTAAAATGATGTTTTTCGAGTTTTTTGCGAATTTTTTGTTACAACCAATGTAGTTGGTTTCATGGAGAAGGCTCCAATACATGAGAACATTAGCTTTACACCGTACCAGTACATAGCGAATTTCATGCTTTTACTACCCAGTCTCTGTCTATGAAAGTCATCTAAATATGCCATATAGAGGCATACGTACTAGGGTGACGATATGTAGCAGAGCTGTCTTCGTAGAAATGGGTGATTCAATCTATGCTCTGGTGTTGTATTTGTGAAGACTGCCAATGTTGCTCGTCTCTCCCTCAGCCTTGCTTATTAGGAAAGTGTCCTAGCAACGCTGGTTGATCAGTGGCTTGTCACCAACCCAAAGACACACAGATACAAAGGTGTGACACGGTGTAACATACTAGAAGTCACAAGGCGTATCTCTTTACACCACTTGTGTAGCCCAAGGCGTACAATTTGCTGTGTTTAGTTTTGTCCTAGTCCAAATGGTACGCTTAACATAGGCACACCCCTTTTGAGTTTTTGGAAGGTTGTTGAACCTAGCTTCTCTACTGTCACTTGCAATGCTCACAGTCTGAAACTGGACTCATACAGATTTATAATCTGTTTGTTGTCAGCATATCGCTTGTTGATACACCCTCCTTATACTGATGGCTCCGATTATAAAAACCATCGTATCTTAAGCGAGGTAAAGTTTCATACATCGGTAGGACCAATGAACTATTTTCGGAAGATGTACGCATCCTCGGGATTCCATACTTCATCTTCGTCGATGCCATACATATAGGGGAGCTTCATAAAATCATCAAACTCAAAATCCCATGTGTCATTTTTCCGAAGTGAAGCTACGACATCTGCAGTATAAAATTCTGAACCACGCTTCCAAAAAGCAGGACGGAATCGATTCTCGTTTGTCATGGGATTGGGGAGCCACGCAGATTTTAGAATCTCTTGAAGGCGTTCGTCACGTGACTGACCGTCTTGAACTATAAGTCCGTTCTTCTCATAGATAACTGTATGTATGTACTCGTACCATTGCTGTACAAGGTCTCGGTGAAATCGAGTTTCTGTAATTGAATCTATAAGAGGGCCCTTCCATTCATCCACGGTATCAGTGGTTCTTAACCATGGTTCACTGGCTTTCCCCATGTCACCGCTTAGTTGCTGCAGCCGCTTTAGCTTTCCTTTAATTAGAGGCTGTGGATTATTTGGATTACAAAGATCCAAAGCTGCTTGCATTGAGAAATACAACTTATTAAGTCTATTGGTATGAAGTGTCGAATCGACTTGGGATAATAGGCTGGAAATTTCAACAGGCATAGTGTCGTGCAATGAAAAGAAGCTAGACCACGATGCTAAAAGAGCTGATAGAGGTTTGTAGGCACCTGTATTTTTGAACCTAATAGCAATACTACCAAGACCTCTAAATGTGTGAGCATAAGCAAATCGAAGAACATGGAACGGGTCTATAACCATCTTAATTTCATTTTTCTTATTTGGGTTTAGAATCGACATGATTCGTTGAGGCCTCTGCCGTGGCCACGTTTGCGTGACGAGTAAGAGACGTTCACCTGAATAGAGTTCGTTCCAAGCATCGTGAATTCGTTCAACTAGCTCAATTGCCTGAAGTGGTAGTTCCTCCCGATGGTAGTCTCCGCACACTTTGTAAAAGTAGGTTTCGTCATTAGGGGATCCTGCTGCGTCATAGAGAAAGAGTGCCCGATACTTATGGTCTAATCGAAGAGCCATTAGTCCAAGTACCTTGGGAAGACGTTGTGTGCTAAGGCGGAATGGGGTTTTTCGAATTCGTCGAACTTGATTTATAGTCAGTCCTGCCCAGTCAGCAACATCTTTCGGTTTCATTAGGCCTCTGCGTCTAACTTCCTCTAACAAACGATTGGTGCTCCGAGATCGAGGTTTTGCAAGATGTGTTAAATCAAAGGTGTCAGGACCGTCACACTCATCATTAGTACAACGATAGTAATAGCTTTTAATTTCAAGTTTCACAGGCTTTCCTTCCAGTGGTATATCGGTAAGAGAGGGATTTCGGTCTCTATCTTTTTGCAGTTTTGCGCCACACTTCGGACAAGAGTCAAGGAAGATGGCTACCGTGAAAGTAATCAACTGACGGGTTTCTGTCACATTTACAAATTTTATAAGTTTCGATAGGCCTATGCTATGTTTGACCCATCGATTGTCAATGTCGAGAAGTGTCTGCTCTGCATAGAATTTGTTACTCTCACTTGATGAATACAGTTTGTCAGTCACTGAGATGTCTCCTTCTGTATTGTATGTTTATTATTGTTTATAGGGTATCTTCGTCCGAAGTTCGATCACTTCCTGCGAAGTTTTTTCACAAACCGGTGACTACATATGAGAGACGACTGACCTACTATGAATAGAGCTAATCTTTAGATTAATCTGATCCTAGTGCCTCTTGCCAGCCATGACTGCAGTAAATGCTTCTCAGGAGAAATTCTGCCGAAAATAATTCATTGGTCAAATAGATGCATGTTGTTATAGCTAGAAGGATTTATTCTAAGCTCGTGGTTACGAAGACAAATGGCGAGGTGATTGATATCTAGTCTATCGAGTTTCAATTATTGGACTATAGACAAATGTTCAAGGAGGAGATTCAAATGTCACAACTTCTTACAGCCTCACAGGTTGAGTCACAATACGCTTGATCCAAGGTACTCAGGCTGGCACGAGCCTAGTGGCATCGACCGAGGTGCAACCGGATAGAGAATTACGGATATCTGAGGTACAAAATTTCCTCGAGTCAGTTTCACCCGACGCTCTGATTGAATTCGTAGGAGGAGGCATCCCTGAGAATTACACCGAGGGCGTTATTTATGACAGGGAAACCATTCAATCAGGCCTCGAATATCTAATTGATGAGCCAAAGCCGTGGTCACTGTTCGTTCTGACGCCAGAACAAAGTGTTGCATTGCCCCTGTTGTAAACGCTCATTATGACCCCGCTGGTGAATTGTTTGTGATTTCTTGCGGGAAGTTCGCAATGGAAGATGAACTTCTCGAACAGGTCAACCATGTACTCCATGAAAATGGATTCGTAGGTAGATTTGAAGAGCTCGTTACCACCTGGTTGATGGAGGATTTCATGACAATGTATCCGTGCATCAAGGAGGCATATCACAAAACGCATTCCCCACCAAAACCGGCGAAGGGTCGAAGAAGAGTATCGTTTCAGGATTCCTTAGCTTTTTATCTGAAAGAGGGTTATAGATTCGAGGACTTTCTAAAAATGGTGCCAGAGTTCAAGTTATGGCCAACTAACCTGAAACAGCTTATGGGTGTGACCGGTGAGCTCGAACAATTTCTGTAGTCGCTAGGTGACATCACCGACAGAACTCCGCACACAAGAAAAATAGGGATATTGCACGGTCGGACGAACAAGCGAAGACTCACGACGCTGCACAATGCAACCAATACGCCTTCAAACGTATAACAGTGTAGCAACACTCCGATAAGTACGTGCAGAAGCGGCAATATGACATTTGCCGACAAGTTCACCCGGCAAGCTGATGCCACTTTGGTGAAGATGTCACAGTAGTAGAGCGGGTTTACAGAGAGCAAACGTGCACTTTCTCGGCACTAATTCTTGCGCTATCCGTTCAAGTTTCTCTAGTGTAGCATTCGTAAGGAAATAATAAGCTACGAAGGAGGCTGGTTTGATGAACAAAGACACAAGGTGGGACAACCGTTGGTTAGGACTTTCGGAGGAAGACGCCATGTTGGCGACACGAGGGACGCTAACCTTGGACAGTGGTGATTCTAGCACATGGGTTAATCTGTCTCTCGATTCAAAACGTAGCACCTTGAGCAAAATTCCTTTAGTTAGTGATGTGGGGGTCGTGATTTACT
Proteins encoded in this window:
- a CDS encoding transposase family protein; this translates as MTDKLYSSSESNKFYAEQTLLDIDNRWVKHSIGLSKLIKFVNVTETRQLITFTVAIFLDSCPKCGAKLQKDRDRNPSLTDIPLEGKPVKLEIKSYYYRCTNDECDGPDTFDLTHLAKPRSRSTNRLLEEVRRRGLMKPKDVADWAGLTINQVRRIRKTPFRLSTQRLPKVLGLMALRLDHKYRALFLYDAAGSPNDETYFYKVCGDYHREELPLQAIELVERIHDAWNELYSGERLLLVTQTWPRQRPQRIMSILNPNKKNEIKMVIDPFHVLRFAYAHTFRGLGSIAIRFKNTGAYKPLSALLASWSSFFSLHDTMPVEISSLLSQVDSTLHTNRLNKLYFSMQAALDLCNPNNPQPLIKGKLKRLQQLSGDMGKASEPWLRTTDTVDEWKGPLIDSITETRFHRDLVQQWYEYIHTVIYEKNGLIVQDGQSRDERLQEILKSAWLPNPMTNENRFRPAFWKRGSEFYTADVVASLRKNDTWDFEFDDFMKLPYMYGIDEDEVWNPEDAYIFRK